The Paenibacillus yonginensis genome segment ACTTTGGTGATGATTTCAATCGGCCGGCTGAGTTGTTTTTCGTTGAAATAATAAGTAATGGGCCAAACATTCGTATAATCGATGATGCCCATACGGGTCGGTTTATTCGCTGACAGATTCATGTTGCTCCCCCCATCTCTTAAACAGCTCATGATCAATACGCAGGCTGTCCAGCACTTTTCCAACCATAAAATCCACGAGATCGTCCATCGTAGCCGGCCCGAAATAGAAGGCAGGCATGGCGGGAATGATTTTGACCCCAAGCCTTGCCAGCTTCAGCATGTTCTCCAAATGAATCGCATGCAGCGGAGTTTCTCTCGGTACAAGAACCAGTTCCCGTCCTTCTTTAAGCATAACGTCTGCGGCCCGGGCCAGCAAATTGTCCGAGGTGCCATGGGCCACAGCCGAAAGCGAGCCCATGGAGCAAGGCATGATGACCATGCCT includes the following:
- a CDS encoding UbiX family flavin prenyltransferase, with protein sequence MSEAKKRPLVVGITGASGSIYGIRLVSVLLEMNIDVHLVVTQAGWRVIKEELGWDITDREQALHRAFGHFPGKLVYHVIGDIGASIASGSFRVEGMVIMPCSMGSLSAVAHGTSDNLLARAADVMLKEGRELVLVPRETPLHAIHLENMLKLARLGVKIIPAMPAFYFGPATMDDLVDFMVGKVLDSLRIDHELFKRWGEQHESVSE